From the genome of Triticum aestivum cultivar Chinese Spring chromosome 3B, IWGSC CS RefSeq v2.1, whole genome shotgun sequence, one region includes:
- the LOC123065457 gene encoding uncharacterized protein, with protein sequence MRTRAVAAWSSRPPRWRRSSIYKARSRERGGQTSRAVAANKQATRSNLLDRVEIRSTWIDLMARGKVAEWIWKRAMPRKPAAGRRSRASGASEPILRDAEESWSGATGAPAPMPARKSPGSGKGANGGAAAHSSSKVRAVGFLSALRWRPRVNVLAVVYEKVVYHVMWLVESVVVVGRLIFFLMRFGFKQL encoded by the coding sequence ATGCGCACCCGAGCTGTGGCGGCATGGTCGTCTCGCCCACCGCGTTGGCGTCGCAGCAGCATATATAAAGCTCGGTCGAGAGAACGAGGAGGTCAGACGTCCAGAGCTGTAGCAGCAAACAAGCAAGCAACAAGAAGCAACTTACTCGATCGAGTGGAAATCCGTTCAACTTGGATTGATCTGATGGCGCGCGGTAAGGTGGCCGAGTGGATATGGAAGCGGGCGATGCCGAGGAAGCCGGCGGCCGGGCGCCGGAGCAGGGCCAGCGGGGCGTCGGAGCCGATACTAAGAGACGCGGAGGAGAGCTGGAGCGGCGCCACCGGGGCGCCGGCGCCGATGCCTGCTAGAAAGAGCCCCgggagcgggaagggtgccaatggcggcgcggcggcgcactCGAGCTCGAAGGTCCGGGCGGTCGGCTTCTTGTCGGCGCTGCGGTGGCGGCCGCGCGTGAACGTGCTGGCGGTGGTGTACGAGAAGGTGGTGTACCACGTGATGTGGCTGGTGGAGTCCGTGGTGGTGGTGGGGAGGCTCATCTTCTTCCTCATGCGCTTCGGCTTCAAGCAGCTCTGA
- the LOC123070187 gene encoding aspartic proteinase oryzasin-1: MGHHETHGICTILSLLLVWSTLVSAGDDGLVRIALKKRPAMEDIYNTPVPKSTRENSGAGSKVHPVREAVNQVRAQAQRIFTEAAAMEQRLKRRWSHRGIGGNRRVREGYQAVVPLKNYVNAQYFGQIGVGSPPQNFTVVFDTGSANLWVPSAECFFSLACYFHPKYVSRRSSTYKENGTPASIHYGKGAIFGFYSQDQVTIGNLVVNNQEFIEATYEPGFTLLAAKFDGILGLGFKEISVEGSVPVWYNMVAQGLVNQHVFSFWLNRNANNGDGGEIVFGGSDPKHYKGSHTYTRVTRKAYWQFEMGDFLIGGKSTGICVDGCAAIADSGTSLIAGPIGVIAQINERTGATGVANEECKQVVSGYGQEMIELLKSETPPTQVCSKIGLCAFDGTSGVSAGIKRVTGEGQTTSLDSMFDATCNACEMAVTWMQSEFVQNHTKEGMLEYVGRLSHSMPSPVGSYVDCRHIDSLQSVSFSIGGRIFELQPEQYILKVGDGFMAQCISGFMSLDIPPPVGPLWILGDVFMGAYHTIFDYDKMSVGFADSA; encoded by the exons ATGGGGCATCACGAAACTCATGGTATCTGTACTATTCTCTCCCTACTGCTAGTGTGGAGTACCCTCGTATCTGCCGGAGACGATGGCCTGGTCCGTATTGCTTTGAAGAAGAGGCCGGCAATGGAAGATATCTATAACACACCAGTGCCAAAGAGTACAAGGGAGAACAGCGGGGCAGGGAGTAAGGTTCATCCGGTGAGGGAGGCAGTTAACCAAGTTCGCGCCCAGGCACAAAGGATATTCACAGAGGCTGCGGCCATGGAACAGCGGCTCAAGCGCCGTTGGAGTCACAGAGGGATCGGAGGAAACAGACGTGTGCGCGAAGGTTACCAGGCCGTCGTCCCGCTCAAGAACTACGTGAACGCTCAATATTTTGGGCAGATTGGAGTTGGCTCCCCGCCACAGAATTTCACGGTGGTCTTTGACACGGGGAGCGCCAACCTCTGGGTACCGTCCGCCGAGTGCTTCTTCTCG CTTGCTTGCTACTTCCATCCCAAGTATGTATCAAGACGGTCCAGCACCTACAAGGAGAACG GAACACCTGCTTCCATTCATTATGGAAAAGGAGCAATTTTTGGATTTTACAGTCAAGATCAAGTAACTATTGGAAATCTAGTTGTAAACAATCAG GAATTCATTGAAGCTACTTACGAGCCTGGCTTTACACTTTTAGCAGCAAAATTCGATGGCATCCTTGGACTTGGATTCAAGGAAATTTCGGTTGAAGGCTCAGTTCCAGTCTG GTACAATATGGTTGCACAAGGCCTTGTGAACCAACATGTTTTCTCCTTTTGGTTAAATCGAAATGCAAACAATGGGGATGGAGGTGAAATTGTTTTCGGAGGTAGTGACCCCAAACATTACAAAGGCAGCCATACATACACCCGAGTAACCCGGAAAGCATACTGGCAG TTTGAAATGGGAGACTTTCTTATTGGTGGGAAGAGCACTG GAATTTGTGTGGATGGATGTGCAGCAATAGCAGACTCCGGAACTTCATTGATTGCTGGTCCAATA GGTGTCATTGCCCAGATCAATGAGCGAACTGGAGCCACTGGAGTGGCTAACGAAGAGTGCAAACAAGTCGTTTCTGGATATGGGCAAGAAATGATCGAGTTGCTAAAATCTGAG ACACCACCCACACAAGTGTGTTCGAAGATTGGGCTCTGCGCATTTGATGGAACTAGTGGAGTAAG TGCTGGTATTAAGAGGGTAACGGGAGAGGGACAAACAACATCTTTAGATAGCATGTTTGACGCTACATGCAATGCGTGCGAGATGGCGGTGACGTGGATGCAAAGCGAATTCGTTCAAAATCATACCAAGGAGGGCATGTTGGAGTATGTCGGTCGG CTCTCCCACAGTATGCCTAGTCCCGTGGGCTCATATGTGGACTGTAGACATATTGATTCCTTACAAAGTGTCTCATTCAGTATAGGTGGAAGGATATTTGAGCTCCAACCAGAACAG TACATTCTTAAGGTTGGCGATGGATTCATGGCTCAATGTATTAGCGGATTCATGTCTTTGGACATTCCCCCTCCAGTAGGCCCTCTCTG GATACTAGGTGATGTCTTCATGGGAGCATACCACACCATCTTTGACTACGACAAGATGAGTGTTGGCTTCGCAGATTCTGCATGA